The following are encoded together in the Pedobacter steynii genome:
- a CDS encoding GNAT family N-acetyltransferase: MTNRIYLEKFSGYADFQDYYLLVSNEQVMAYVTEKAIPLEEAAADFEQILKKNEKYPDFGRFKVFDAETRQFIGLGKLDLSDTVSGEAELGYILLPEFWGKGFGTAIALHLMALAEATPFLNKITAIIDPANIASRNILIRQGFISEYIGEIEGLPGEILGKKMIRQEK; encoded by the coding sequence ATGACAAACAGAATTTATCTCGAGAAATTCTCCGGCTATGCCGATTTCCAGGACTATTACCTGCTGGTTTCTAACGAGCAGGTAATGGCTTACGTGACCGAAAAGGCCATCCCTCTGGAAGAGGCAGCTGCAGACTTTGAACAGATCCTTAAAAAGAATGAAAAATATCCTGATTTTGGACGTTTCAAAGTTTTTGATGCAGAGACCAGACAATTTATAGGCCTGGGGAAACTGGACCTTAGCGATACCGTCTCTGGCGAGGCAGAACTGGGCTATATACTGTTACCTGAATTCTGGGGGAAAGGTTTTGGAACTGCAATAGCGCTGCATTTAATGGCCTTAGCCGAAGCAACACCATTCCTCAACAAAATTACCGCCATCATTGATCCGGCTAATATCGCTTCCAGGAACATCCTGATCAGGCAGGGTTTTATTTCAGAATATATTGGCGAAATAGAAGGGCTTCCCGGAGAAATACTGGGTAAAAAGATGATAAGACAGGAAAAGTAG
- a CDS encoding iron chaperone produces METAKPKNIDEYISAFPKEVQVILERVRGTIKKAAPMAEETISYAMPAFKDSGGILVYFAAYKKHIGFYALPTGNEAFQKELSVYKSGKGSIQFPIDQPMPLTLITKIVEYRVQENLEKAAKKKA; encoded by the coding sequence ATGGAAACCGCGAAACCTAAAAACATAGACGAGTATATCTCTGCCTTTCCGAAAGAGGTACAGGTTATTCTGGAGCGAGTCCGGGGAACCATTAAAAAGGCAGCACCGATGGCAGAAGAAACAATTAGTTATGCCATGCCAGCTTTTAAGGATAGTGGGGGGATACTGGTCTACTTTGCAGCTTACAAAAAACACATTGGATTTTATGCATTGCCAACAGGAAATGAAGCCTTTCAAAAAGAGCTCTCCGTTTATAAAAGCGGGAAAGGATCAATTCAATTTCCAATCGATCAGCCCATGCCTTTAACCCTGATTACAAAAATTGTGGAATACCGGGTTCAGGAAAACCTGGAAAAAGCGGCTAAAAAGAAAGCTTAA
- a CDS encoding AraC family transcriptional regulator, translating into MKVFPFTLFVPDDKSVISEHICQPHFYQYLHRHDEWQITWVQEGEGTLIAGNNMHSFSAGDVFLIGANLPHLFKSSPAYFVGDESKNIRACSLYFNPSGILKALFDLPEMKLLNVFFKNNKHGFKIPGKWSKEISAKIFAVHEASGTDVLFNLVQLLNTLQGISEGVEALCPEIYSSDISENEGIRLSNIINFIMRNYNQQITLDDIAEKAYMTPQAFCRYFKQHTGHTFVSFLNEVRVNDACKSLLAGHKAAGISGVAYKAGFNSLTNFNRVFKSITGQSPRAYIDAYHHVSGAGLIARG; encoded by the coding sequence ATGAAAGTATTTCCATTTACCTTGTTTGTACCGGATGATAAGAGTGTGATATCAGAGCATATCTGCCAGCCTCATTTCTACCAGTACCTTCATCGTCATGATGAATGGCAGATCACCTGGGTTCAGGAAGGGGAGGGAACACTGATTGCAGGGAACAACATGCATTCCTTTTCTGCAGGGGACGTATTTCTGATTGGTGCAAATCTACCTCATCTTTTTAAATCCAGTCCGGCCTATTTTGTCGGCGATGAAAGCAAAAATATCCGTGCCTGTTCCCTTTATTTTAATCCATCAGGAATTCTGAAAGCTTTATTCGATTTACCGGAAATGAAGCTTTTGAACGTCTTTTTTAAGAACAACAAACATGGGTTTAAAATACCCGGAAAATGGAGTAAGGAGATCTCCGCTAAAATATTTGCGGTGCATGAAGCTTCAGGAACAGATGTTTTGTTTAATCTCGTTCAGCTGCTGAATACCCTTCAGGGGATAAGCGAGGGTGTAGAGGCGCTTTGTCCGGAGATTTATTCTTCTGATATTTCTGAAAATGAAGGAATAAGGTTGAGTAACATCATCAATTTTATCATGAGGAATTATAATCAGCAGATTACTTTGGATGATATTGCGGAAAAGGCCTACATGACTCCACAGGCCTTTTGCCGTTATTTTAAGCAGCATACCGGACATACCTTTGTCTCCTTTTTAAATGAGGTACGGGTAAATGATGCCTGTAAAAGCCTGCTTGCCGGTCATAAGGCAGCTGGTATCTCCGGAGTGGCTTATAAGGCTGGCTTCAATAGCCTCACCAATTTCAACAGGGTATTTAAAAGCATTACCGGCCAGTCACCAAGAGCTTATATTGATGCTTATCATCATGTAAGCGGCGCAGGTTTAATTGCAAGAGGATAG
- a CDS encoding NAD(P)/FAD-dependent oxidoreductase, with protein MSDVLIIGGGIIGLSSAYYLQKQGHKVTVLDKGEITDNCSFGNAGMIVPSHFVPLASPGMVQQGIRWMFNSKSPFYVRPSLDMNLISWGLKFLKSANAGHVSRSAVPLRDLSLLSKQLFEELAREPGFEFELRNKGILAFYKTEQVAEEEAHLAEKARQLGLDMGILSPEECQALQPGLQLEVLGAVHYRCDGHLYPPRLMEVLLNYLEQNGVNIVRRAEVTAIEKNGTKITKVFTGEKAWEADHYVLASGSWSPAIAKMMDIRVPLMPGKGYSFMEREPEQRMTIPALLCEARVAITPMNGDIRYSGTMELDKINKRVNMQRVKGIVEAVPKYFPNLHPALPSAEKVWFGFRPSSPDGLPYIGHSSKLRNLVIASGHGMMGLSLGPATGALVSQLISGEQTAIDLKSFSPSRF; from the coding sequence ATGTCGGATGTTTTAATTATCGGTGGTGGAATTATAGGACTAAGTTCCGCTTATTACCTGCAGAAGCAGGGCCATAAAGTCACGGTTTTAGATAAAGGGGAGATTACAGATAACTGTTCTTTCGGAAATGCGGGAATGATTGTACCGAGTCATTTTGTTCCTCTGGCTTCTCCGGGAATGGTGCAGCAGGGGATTCGCTGGATGTTTAACAGTAAAAGTCCTTTTTATGTCCGGCCTTCACTGGATATGAATCTGATCAGCTGGGGATTGAAATTCCTGAAATCAGCAAATGCGGGACATGTATCCCGGTCGGCAGTACCCTTAAGAGATCTGTCTCTGCTCAGTAAGCAGCTTTTTGAAGAACTTGCCCGGGAGCCTGGGTTTGAGTTTGAGTTGAGAAATAAAGGGATACTTGCTTTTTATAAAACGGAACAGGTAGCAGAAGAGGAGGCTCATCTGGCTGAAAAGGCCAGGCAACTTGGGCTTGATATGGGAATACTAAGCCCTGAGGAGTGTCAGGCGCTGCAACCTGGACTTCAGCTGGAAGTACTTGGGGCAGTCCATTATCGTTGCGACGGGCATTTATATCCTCCAAGATTAATGGAGGTTTTATTGAACTACCTGGAACAAAATGGAGTCAATATCGTTCGTCGCGCGGAGGTGACTGCAATTGAAAAGAACGGAACGAAAATCACAAAGGTTTTTACGGGAGAAAAAGCATGGGAGGCAGATCATTATGTGCTGGCTTCAGGCTCCTGGTCGCCAGCAATTGCAAAAATGATGGACATCCGTGTACCACTGATGCCGGGCAAAGGTTATTCTTTTATGGAAAGAGAACCTGAGCAGCGAATGACTATACCCGCATTGTTATGTGAAGCAAGGGTTGCAATCACACCGATGAACGGAGATATCAGGTACAGCGGTACCATGGAGCTGGATAAAATAAATAAAAGGGTCAATATGCAAAGGGTGAAAGGAATTGTGGAAGCGGTGCCGAAGTATTTCCCAAATCTGCATCCGGCCTTGCCTTCTGCTGAAAAAGTATGGTTTGGTTTCAGGCCTTCGTCGCCAGACGGGTTGCCTTATATCGGGCATAGTTCTAAATTGAGAAATCTGGTGATTGCGAGTGGACATGGTATGATGGGCTTAAGTCTTGGGCCGGCTACAGGTGCCCTGGTAAGCCAGCTTATTTCGGGAGAACAGACGGCAATTGACCTCAAATCATTTTCTCCGTCCAGGTTCTGA
- a CDS encoding 4-hydroxyproline epimerase, whose translation MSSKTFFCVDAHTCGNPVRLVAGGGPQLNGANMSEKRQHFLREYDWIRTGLMFEPRGHDMMSGSILYPPHDPANDVAVLFIETSGCLPMCGHGTIGTITIAIEEGLINPKVPGIVRMEAPAGLVLIEYQQEGKKVTAVKLRNVPAYLAASDLEVQCPELGKLTFDVAYGGNFYAIIDPQQNFPGIQNYTASQLISWSQVIRKRINEQHTFVHPLDETINGCSHILWAGDPLDPSSTARNAVFYGDKAIDRSPCGTGTSARMAQWHAKGKLLPGEPFIHESFIGSKFTGKVEEVLKLADLDAIIPSVEGWARVYGYNTIKIDDDDPYAHGFQVI comes from the coding sequence ATGTCAAGTAAAACATTTTTTTGTGTAGATGCACATACCTGTGGAAATCCGGTAAGATTGGTAGCTGGGGGAGGCCCTCAGCTTAACGGAGCCAATATGAGTGAAAAGCGCCAGCATTTTTTAAGAGAATATGACTGGATCCGTACCGGTTTAATGTTTGAACCCAGAGGGCATGATATGATGTCGGGAAGTATCCTGTATCCACCGCATGATCCTGCAAATGATGTGGCTGTTCTGTTTATAGAAACAAGCGGCTGCCTGCCCATGTGTGGTCATGGAACCATCGGGACCATTACCATTGCTATTGAGGAAGGGCTAATAAATCCTAAAGTTCCGGGAATAGTTCGGATGGAAGCTCCGGCAGGACTTGTCCTGATTGAGTATCAGCAGGAGGGCAAAAAAGTGACTGCTGTAAAACTTCGAAATGTTCCTGCTTACCTTGCTGCATCCGATCTTGAAGTGCAATGTCCTGAACTTGGTAAACTTACTTTTGATGTGGCCTATGGCGGGAACTTTTATGCGATTATAGATCCTCAGCAAAATTTTCCGGGAATACAGAATTATACCGCTTCTCAGCTGATCAGCTGGAGCCAGGTGATCCGTAAGCGCATCAATGAACAACATACTTTTGTTCATCCGCTGGACGAGACGATTAATGGCTGTAGCCATATTTTATGGGCAGGAGATCCATTAGACCCAAGCTCAACTGCGCGTAATGCAGTTTTTTATGGTGATAAAGCAATAGACCGCTCGCCTTGCGGAACGGGAACCTCTGCCCGCATGGCCCAATGGCATGCAAAAGGTAAATTATTACCAGGGGAGCCCTTTATCCATGAAAGTTTTATTGGAAGCAAGTTTACTGGTAAAGTGGAAGAGGTCTTAAAGTTAGCAGATCTTGATGCCATCATTCCGAGTGTGGAAGGTTGGGCCAGGGTTTACGGATACAATACAATAAAGATTGATGACGATGATCCGTATGCACACGGTTTTCAGGTGATCTAA
- a CDS encoding aldehyde dehydrogenase (NADP(+)), with protein MNGKNIICSYERETANGSFSALNPATGKPLEGSFFKAGTADADEALKGAELAYQTYKHLHKDLKAAFLRCIADEIAALGDTLINRAAEESGLPIGRLQGELGRTTGQLRLFAQLVEEGSWVEAIIDTAMPDRQPLPRADIRRMLVPLGPVVVFGASNFPLAFSVAGGDTASALASGCPVIVKAHPAHLGTSSLVGSAIVKAIHKSGVPEGVFSLLYDDGYDIGSYLVKHPKTKAVTFTGSFKGGMELVKLAQQRQQPIPVFAEMGSINPVFLLPQATAENPEELAKKCAASITLGAGQFCTNPGLLIAVQSEGLEQFKQTLSGLISETPTATMLTPGIFSNYENRAQEALKEEGVVLLAESGKNNADLQHQSVAKIAQVSAAQFLTSSRLQEEVFGPYSLLVIADDVSQMEEIIAALEGQLTVTLFAAQNELTQYPELISKIADKTGRMIMNGVPTGVEVCGAMQHGGPFPATNDSRFSSVGTTAIYRFVRPLAWQDWDPELLPEELKDGNPLGIYRLINQTRTRA; from the coding sequence ATGAACGGAAAAAATATCATTTGCTCGTATGAGCGGGAAACTGCCAATGGCAGTTTTTCCGCTCTAAATCCGGCTACAGGTAAACCTCTTGAAGGGAGTTTCTTTAAGGCAGGAACAGCCGATGCCGATGAGGCCTTGAAAGGTGCTGAACTGGCTTATCAGACTTATAAACATCTTCATAAGGACTTAAAAGCCGCTTTTTTAAGGTGTATTGCAGACGAGATTGCAGCCTTGGGAGATACCCTGATCAACAGGGCTGCTGAGGAAAGCGGATTGCCGATAGGAAGATTGCAGGGAGAGCTGGGAAGGACAACAGGACAACTGAGGCTATTTGCCCAACTGGTAGAAGAGGGATCATGGGTAGAGGCGATTATCGATACCGCTATGCCCGACAGGCAACCTTTACCAAGAGCTGATATCCGCCGGATGCTGGTTCCTTTGGGGCCGGTGGTAGTTTTTGGAGCGAGTAATTTTCCACTTGCATTTTCAGTTGCCGGAGGAGATACTGCCTCTGCACTGGCTTCAGGTTGCCCGGTCATTGTAAAGGCACATCCTGCACATCTCGGAACAAGTAGTCTGGTCGGATCGGCAATTGTAAAGGCCATTCATAAATCAGGCGTTCCGGAAGGGGTGTTTTCTCTGTTATACGATGATGGCTATGACATCGGAAGTTATCTGGTTAAGCATCCGAAAACAAAGGCGGTGACTTTTACCGGATCATTTAAGGGAGGAATGGAGCTGGTAAAACTGGCACAACAACGGCAACAACCTATTCCGGTATTTGCAGAAATGGGGAGCATCAATCCGGTGTTTTTACTTCCGCAGGCAACTGCAGAGAATCCGGAAGAGCTTGCCAAAAAATGTGCAGCCTCTATTACGCTGGGAGCGGGACAGTTTTGTACCAATCCAGGTTTATTAATCGCAGTTCAGTCTGAAGGTCTGGAACAATTCAAGCAGACTTTGTCTGGCTTGATTTCAGAGACCCCAACCGCAACGATGCTGACACCGGGAATCTTTAGCAACTATGAAAATCGTGCCCAGGAGGCTCTAAAGGAAGAAGGTGTCGTGTTACTGGCAGAATCCGGAAAGAACAATGCAGATTTACAACATCAGTCTGTGGCTAAAATAGCCCAGGTCAGTGCTGCACAATTTCTAACATCTTCCAGACTTCAGGAAGAAGTCTTCGGACCGTATTCGCTGCTGGTAATTGCCGATGATGTCAGCCAGATGGAAGAAATCATTGCCGCTTTGGAGGGGCAGCTTACGGTTACGCTTTTTGCTGCTCAGAATGAACTGACGCAATATCCGGAACTGATCAGCAAAATCGCTGATAAAACAGGAAGAATGATCATGAACGGGGTTCCGACAGGGGTAGAGGTTTGTGGTGCTATGCAGCATGGAGGGCCATTCCCTGCTACCAACGACAGCAGGTTTAGTTCTGTGGGAACAACTGCAATTTATCGTTTTGTCCGTCCTCTTGCCTGGCAGGACTGGGACCCGGAATTGTTACCTGAGGAGCTCAAAGACGGCAATCCTCTTGGAATTTACAGATTGATCAACCAAACCCGAACTAGAGCATAA
- a CDS encoding dihydrodipicolinate synthase family protein: MSINWMGVFPAVTTKFTAQDELDFNMININLEAQLAAGANGIILGGSLGEASVLSDEEKFELLSHTLKVVNGRVPVLLNIAEPTTKKAVAAAKKAEELGANGLMLLPPMRYFADQEETLAFFEAVALSTPLPIMIYNNPVDYKIEVTLEMFEVLSKHPNIQAVKESTRDISNVTRMINRFGDRFKILTGVDPLAMESLVMGAHGWVAGLVDAFPKETVAIFRLVKQNRIQEALTIYRWFLPVLELDIHPKLVQYIKLAETATGIGTETVRAPRLAIKGEERERVLKVINDALANRPQLPEGSWGI; this comes from the coding sequence ATGAGTATCAATTGGATGGGGGTATTCCCTGCTGTAACGACAAAATTTACAGCTCAGGATGAGTTAGATTTTAACATGATTAACATTAACCTGGAGGCACAATTAGCTGCGGGTGCAAATGGAATTATCCTCGGAGGTTCATTAGGAGAAGCTAGTGTGCTGAGTGATGAAGAAAAATTTGAATTATTGTCGCATACCTTAAAGGTGGTGAACGGCCGGGTTCCTGTATTGTTGAACATTGCAGAGCCTACGACAAAGAAAGCGGTTGCTGCGGCAAAAAAGGCAGAGGAATTGGGTGCAAACGGCTTAATGCTGCTTCCACCGATGCGCTATTTCGCGGATCAGGAAGAGACGCTCGCATTCTTTGAAGCAGTGGCGCTGAGCACACCACTGCCCATCATGATTTACAACAATCCGGTAGATTATAAGATAGAAGTTACCCTGGAGATGTTTGAGGTCTTATCGAAACACCCGAACATACAGGCAGTGAAAGAGTCAACAAGAGACATCTCTAATGTGACCAGGATGATTAACCGTTTTGGAGACCGCTTTAAAATCCTTACCGGGGTTGACCCTCTGGCAATGGAAAGCCTGGTGATGGGCGCTCATGGATGGGTAGCCGGACTGGTAGATGCCTTTCCTAAAGAAACAGTGGCCATATTCAGGCTGGTTAAACAAAACCGCATTCAGGAAGCCCTGACCATTTACAGATGGTTTTTGCCGGTATTGGAATTGGATATACATCCGAAGCTGGTTCAATACATCAAGCTTGCGGAGACTGCAACAGGTATAGGAACAGAGACCGTAAGGGCACCGCGTCTGGCGATCAAAGGAGAAGAAAGAGAAAGGGTACTAAAGGTCATTAACGATGCATTAGCCAATCGTCCGCAATTGCCGGAAGGTAGCTGGGGGATCTAA
- a CDS encoding alpha/beta hydrolase — MKRVIVILVLASFFKLSFAQEKAIPLYEGIIPNSKKAPADYVEHVDSSGLTRNLSNPSITPYFPEKGKSTGTAVIICPGGGYLVLPGMENNVAIAKAFNKIGITAFLLKYRMPHDKVMIDKTIGPLQDLQKAMQMVRKRSIEWGIDPKKVGLAGFSAGGHLATTLGTHQDWSVIENKENINLRPDFMVLVYPVILFDPLIPSGVRERLIGKNAPKALLDLFSNEKHVSSNTPPTFLVHTVDDGTVPVKNSLDFFDALLRFKVKASMHVFQAGEHGFGLDNPNNKDKWMDMCQHWLEENGF, encoded by the coding sequence TTGAAAAGAGTAATCGTTATTTTGGTTTTAGCCTCATTTTTTAAACTTTCCTTTGCGCAGGAAAAAGCCATCCCTTTGTATGAAGGTATTATCCCCAATTCGAAAAAAGCTCCTGCAGATTATGTGGAACATGTAGACAGTTCTGGTCTGACCCGTAATTTAAGCAATCCCAGCATTACCCCTTATTTTCCCGAAAAAGGTAAATCTACCGGGACAGCCGTAATCATTTGCCCGGGGGGCGGTTATTTGGTTTTGCCAGGCATGGAGAACAATGTTGCTATTGCAAAGGCCTTTAATAAAATTGGGATTACCGCTTTTTTGCTGAAATATCGTATGCCACACGATAAGGTGATGATCGATAAAACCATCGGTCCATTGCAGGATTTACAAAAAGCAATGCAGATGGTACGTAAAAGATCCATAGAATGGGGTATTGATCCGAAAAAAGTAGGCCTGGCCGGTTTTTCAGCAGGCGGGCATCTGGCTACCACACTGGGAACACATCAGGACTGGTCTGTTATAGAGAATAAAGAAAATATTAATCTTCGTCCTGATTTTATGGTACTGGTATATCCGGTTATCCTTTTTGATCCGCTGATACCAAGTGGTGTCAGGGAAAGGCTGATTGGAAAGAATGCTCCGAAAGCGTTGCTGGATTTGTTTAGCAATGAAAAGCATGTCAGCTCCAATACTCCTCCGACCTTCCTGGTCCATACTGTAGACGACGGTACGGTTCCTGTTAAAAACAGTCTTGATTTTTTTGATGCATTGCTGAGATTTAAAGTGAAAGCCAGCATGCATGTTTTCCAGGCTGGTGAGCACGGGTTTGGGTTAGACAATCCCAATAACAAGGATAAATGGATGGATATGTGCCAGCATTGGTTAGAAGAAAATGGATTTTAA
- a CDS encoding helix-turn-helix domain-containing protein, with protein MYFTRLPDHTQPGFDEALHFSRFKKHNIIFNAESSSSNCDDHVGCLSFKTVLSGEEWYGINGHRLAIRPGQFLILNDDQHYSCTSDNGEKLKILSVFFKKEFASDVFRHAISKEEFLLDEPVAGSPETLEFFQTLNHITPELQLQLSGLLATLDQQGYNETMMDEHLVFLLFQLIRTYKSESQRAGQVSALKSSTRAEIYRRLCMAKDILHSTYMESPDLNTISSLSCLSVPQLVRQFKAVFQVTPHQYLIRIRLKHAADLLKFTNKPIHEITWRCGFENVSAFSRAFKSGHGIQPLNFRKLR; from the coding sequence ATGTATTTTACCCGCTTGCCAGACCATACTCAGCCAGGATTTGATGAAGCACTGCATTTCAGCAGGTTTAAAAAACACAATATCATTTTTAATGCGGAGAGCAGCTCGAGTAATTGTGATGATCATGTGGGCTGTCTTTCTTTTAAAACGGTACTAAGTGGTGAGGAATGGTATGGAATTAATGGGCACAGACTTGCGATACGACCAGGACAGTTCCTGATTTTAAATGATGACCAGCACTATTCCTGTACGAGTGACAACGGAGAGAAATTGAAAATCCTGTCTGTCTTTTTTAAGAAAGAGTTTGCTTCTGATGTCTTTCGTCATGCCATATCTAAAGAGGAGTTTTTGCTGGATGAACCAGTCGCCGGTAGCCCGGAAACACTGGAATTTTTTCAGACTTTAAATCACATCACACCTGAACTACAATTGCAACTATCGGGATTACTTGCTACGCTGGACCAGCAGGGCTACAATGAAACAATGATGGATGAACACCTGGTGTTCTTATTGTTTCAATTGATCAGGACGTATAAATCTGAATCACAGCGTGCAGGACAGGTTTCCGCCCTTAAATCAAGTACAAGAGCGGAAATTTACAGGCGTTTGTGTATGGCTAAAGATATCCTGCACTCCACTTATATGGAGAGCCCGGATTTAAATACAATCAGTAGCTTATCCTGTTTGTCGGTTCCTCAACTGGTCAGGCAATTTAAAGCTGTTTTTCAGGTTACCCCACATCAATACCTCATCAGGATCCGGTTAAAGCATGCTGCCGATTTATTGAAATTTACCAATAAGCCGATACATGAAATTACCTGGAGGTGTGGATTTGAAAATGTAAGTGCATTTTCCAGGGCATTCAAATCGGGCCATGGAATCCAGCCACTGAACTTTAGAAAACTGAGGTAA
- a CDS encoding RagB/SusD family nutrient uptake outer membrane protein, which produces MRNKLYLLILMGLMFMAGCKKDFLNETPETSISEAEFWKTPNDLQLYVNNFYTAFPSTISAFGTIGPYGLDADQGSDNMITMSVDGTLNGTRVVPGAGGGWASGDWSMLRNINYFMANYNKVTGAWDNKKSFVGEALFFRAWFYFSKLRQFGDLPWVNTPMNPVLDQLKGARLSRAIVVDSIMNDLDKAVSYLPSKNKAQASRVNKQIAQLLQARIALFEGTWEKYHANTPFGVSGSTGTKFLEKAAAVTKDLIDNPDGNGLAATSGTDGYWKLFNQSNYNGNPEVMLWRQFDLNSNGGHYWHRYTNTGAGRGITKNLIDYYLCTDGKPITGNPLYQGDATLVNVVKNRDPRMVQTLYVNDGNHIVTNNRPNGAAAAIFEVPTFTSPNEQKPATGYQVYKGHNPDYTQQQDRGTTGYIIFRFAEALLIYAEAKAELGTFSQADADLSVNKLRSRVGMPALQVGGIVNDPKWEFPGLSPVINEIRRERRVELACEGYRRDDVYRWAAADELLVGWKPKGAILSQWTGLVPAASLATYPVDGNGYIELFKNIPAMASGYQFSIQRDYLAPIPIDQMSLNPDIKQNPGW; this is translated from the coding sequence ATGCGCAATAAACTATATCTGTTGATTCTTATGGGCCTGATGTTTATGGCAGGCTGTAAGAAAGACTTTCTGAACGAAACCCCGGAAACCAGTATCAGTGAGGCAGAGTTCTGGAAAACACCCAATGACCTTCAACTTTATGTAAATAACTTTTATACCGCTTTCCCTTCCACGATCAGTGCTTTTGGTACGATAGGACCGTACGGTCTGGATGCAGACCAGGGGAGCGACAACATGATTACCATGTCTGTTGACGGGACTTTAAATGGAACCAGAGTGGTTCCAGGTGCAGGCGGCGGCTGGGCTTCCGGAGATTGGTCCATGTTGAGGAACATCAATTACTTTATGGCGAATTACAATAAGGTAACCGGGGCCTGGGACAACAAGAAAAGTTTTGTCGGAGAAGCCCTGTTCTTCAGGGCCTGGTTTTACTTTAGTAAACTGAGACAGTTTGGAGACCTCCCATGGGTAAATACGCCTATGAATCCGGTGTTGGATCAGTTAAAAGGAGCCCGTTTATCCAGGGCTATCGTGGTCGATTCCATTATGAACGACCTGGATAAGGCGGTCAGCTACCTGCCTTCCAAAAACAAGGCACAGGCTTCCAGGGTGAATAAACAAATTGCGCAGTTGCTTCAGGCAAGAATTGCCCTTTTTGAAGGAACCTGGGAAAAATACCATGCCAATACTCCTTTCGGGGTAAGTGGTTCCACAGGCACTAAATTCCTGGAAAAGGCAGCAGCAGTAACTAAAGATCTGATCGATAATCCTGATGGGAACGGATTGGCTGCAACATCAGGAACGGATGGTTATTGGAAACTGTTCAATCAAAGCAACTATAATGGAAACCCGGAAGTGATGCTCTGGCGGCAATTTGATCTGAATTCAAACGGAGGCCATTACTGGCACCGTTATACGAATACAGGAGCGGGAAGAGGAATCACTAAAAACCTGATCGATTATTATTTATGTACAGATGGTAAACCAATCACCGGAAATCCATTGTATCAGGGAGATGCTACCCTGGTCAATGTAGTTAAAAACAGAGATCCGAGAATGGTACAAACCTTATATGTGAATGATGGAAACCATATAGTAACCAATAACCGGCCAAATGGAGCCGCGGCGGCCATTTTTGAAGTGCCCACTTTCACTTCTCCAAACGAGCAGAAACCGGCAACGGGCTATCAGGTTTATAAAGGACATAACCCGGATTATACCCAGCAGCAGGACAGAGGAACTACCGGCTATATTATTTTCAGGTTTGCAGAAGCATTATTGATTTATGCAGAAGCCAAAGCAGAGCTGGGAACTTTTAGTCAGGCTGATGCCGATCTATCGGTAAACAAATTAAGAAGCCGTGTAGGGATGCCTGCATTACAGGTTGGAGGAATTGTGAATGATCCGAAATGGGAGTTTCCGGGTTTAAGTCCGGTGATCAATGAAATACGCAGGGAAAGAAGGGTCGAGCTGGCTTGTGAAGGATACCGCAGGGATGATGTTTACCGTTGGGCTGCAGCCGATGAATTACTGGTGGGATGGAAACCTAAAGGAGCGATTTTAAGTCAGTGGACAGGTCTTGTTCCGGCAGCTAGTCTGGCTACTTATCCCGTTGATGGAAATGGTTATATCGAATTGTTTAAAAATATACCTGCAATGGCTTCAGGATACCAGTTCAGTATCCAAAGAGATTACCTTGCCCCGATCCCTATCGATCAGATGAGTCTGAATCCGGATATCAAACAAAATCCGGGATGGTAA